The Anolis carolinensis isolate JA03-04 chromosome 2, rAnoCar3.1.pri, whole genome shotgun sequence genome has a window encoding:
- the LOC100567433 gene encoding zinc finger protein 883, with product MKTIDGGLSIWSCPRVSPIGREMDAVQPDRVLKEEWEDLVTFEEVAVHFTKEEWALLDPGQRALYKEVMEETCRIVASVASVKKSEAKDKQQRRETEAKEKWRKTLYFSQDSHKPALLEESFTGEENNIFFSQAKTLTRISSADEPTGLCGIKESFKHPEGGKQFKWKVNTIAPQITHIGEKCIGHSVCEKNLSECKSQTKNQTIRAANKVYKCSDCGESFKWSFNLLVHKRLHRKEKPYRCLECGKHFRHSSSLLEHERTHTGERPYKCSECGNSYKYANGLAKHQRIHTGEKPFICPECGKGFTEKSSLIDHQRIHTGERPYKCSVCGKSFGHSNVLVNHQRIHTGEKPYRCSQCGKSFRQRGVLAKHERTHTGEKPYSCSECGKSFGDSGILAKHQRIHTGEKPYGCSECGKNFRQKSSLLYHQNNHAGRRPYKCSECGRSFRESRALTRHRSIHTGEKPYKCSECGKSFTEKAGLVYHQNTHTGERPYKCSECGKSFRRNSNLFEHKKTHSGERPYKCSACGKSLRSWSGLTKHQRTHTGEKPYQCSDCGKSFTQKGGLTSHQRTHTGERPYRCECGKSFMYSNVLASHQRSHTGERPFKCAGCGKTFTERSGLHKHQKNPCRRKTE from the exons ATGAAAACAATAG ATGGAGGATTGAGCATCTGGTCTTGTCCAAGGGTTTCTCCTATTGGAAGGGAAATGGATGCAGTCCAGCCAGATCGGGTATTAAAAGAAGAATGGGAG gACCTGGTGACCTTTGAGGAAGTGGCTGTGCATTTCACAAAAGAGGAGTGGGCTCTGCTGGATCCGGGCCAAAGAGCACTGTATAAGGAAGTCATGGAAGAAACTTGTAGGATTGTGGCTTCTGTGG CTTCTGTGAAAAAGAGTGAAGCAAAGGATAAACAGCAGAGAAGAGAAACTGAAGCAAAAGAAAAGTGGAGGAAGACATTATATTTTTCTCAAGACTCCCATAAACCTGCACTGCTTGAAGAGAGTTTCACAGGAGAAGAAAATAATATATTCTTTTCCCAGGCAAAAACTCTAACTAGAATATCAAGTGCTGATGAGCCAACAGGACTGTGTGGGATCAAGGAATCATTTAAGCACCCAGAGGGCGGAAAGCAATTCAAGTGGAAAGTTAATACTATTGCACCTCAAATTACCCACATTGGAGAGAAATGTATTGGACATTCAGTGTGCGAAAAGAACTTGAGTGAGTGCAAAAGTCAGACTAAAAATCAAACGATTCGAGCTGCAAACAAAGTTTACAAATGCTCGGATTGTGGGGAAAGCTTCAAGTGGAGCTTCAACCTTCTTGTACACAAAAGGCTCCACAGAAAAGAGAAACCATACagatgcttggagtgtggaaagcacTTCAGACACAGCAGTTCCCTCCTTGAACACGAAAGGAcgcacacaggagagaggccatACAAATGCTCAGAGTGTGGAAACAGCTACAAATACGCAAATGGCCTTGCCAAACATCAAAgaatccacacgggagagaagccatTCATATGCCCGGAGTGTGGGAAAGGTTTCACCGAGAAAAGTAGCCTTATCGACCATCAAAGAATCCACACAGGCGAGCGACCTTATAAATGCTCagtgtgtggaaagagctttgggcaCAGCAACGTCCTTGTTAACCACCAGAGAATccatacaggagagaaaccatatcgATGTTCacagtgtgggaagagctttcgACAGAGAGGCGTCCTTGCTAAACACGAACGAACCCACACGGGAGAAAAGCCGTACTCATGCtcggagtgtgggaagagctttggTGACAGCGGCATTCTCGCAAAACATCAGAggatccacacaggagaaaaacccTACGGGTGTTCAGAGTGTGGGAAGAATTTCAGGCAGAAATCAAGCCTGTTGTATCATCAAAACAACCACGCAGGAAGGAGGCCGTACAAATGTTCAGAGTGCGGAAGGAGTTTCAGAGAGAGCCGCGCACTTACTAGGCATCGGAGtatccacacgggagagaaaccatacaaatgctcAGAATGCGGCAAAAGCTTCACGGAAAAAGCCGGCCTTGTGTATCATCAAAACACTCATACAGGAGAGAGGCCGTATAAGTGCTcggagtgcggaaagagcttcaggcgCAACAGTAATCTTTTCGAGCATAAGAAGACCCACTCGGGAGAACGGCCGTACAAATGTTCGGCTTGTGGAAAGAGCCTGAGAAGTTGGAGCGGCCTCACAAAACACCAAAggacccacacgggagagaagccatatCAGTGTTCGGATTGTGGAAAAAGCTTCACCCAGAAAGGTGGACTCACTAGCCACCAAAGAACCCACACGGGAGAGAGGCCGTATCGATGCGAGTGCGGAAAGAGTTTCATGTATAGCAATGTCCTGGCGAGCCATCAACGAAGCCACACGGGAGAGAGGCCCTTCAAATGCGCAGGGTGTGGAAAGACGTTTACGGAAAGGAGCGGCCTTCATAAACACCAAAAAAATCCATGCAGGAGAAAAACAGAGTGA